The following are encoded in a window of Vibrio sp. SCSIO 43136 genomic DNA:
- the aroG gene encoding 3-deoxy-7-phosphoheptulonate synthase AroG, translated as MYQTDDVRINKVKELLPPVAVLEKFPTTEVASSTTFEARQAIHNILEDKDDRLLVIVGPCSIHDSEAALEYGKKLKVLRDELGDRLEIVMRVYFEKPRTTVGWKGLINDPYLNDTFKLNDGLRIGRKLLLDLTDLGLPTASEFLDMITPQYVADLISWGAIGARTTESQVHRELASGISCPVGFKNGTDGNIKIATDAIRSASSSHHFLSVTKYGHSAIVETAGNPDCHIILRGGKEPNYSAEHVARIKDELAASGLPQKVMIDFSHANSSKQFKRQMVVSEDVSAQIAGGEDAIFGVMIESHLVEGRQDLVDGKAATYGQSITDACINFEDTETTLRQLADAVTARRAAK; from the coding sequence ATGTACCAAACTGATGACGTTCGTATTAATAAAGTAAAAGAGTTGTTGCCACCAGTTGCGGTGTTGGAAAAGTTCCCAACCACCGAAGTTGCGTCGTCTACCACATTTGAAGCTCGCCAAGCGATCCACAACATTCTAGAAGACAAAGATGACCGCTTATTGGTTATCGTTGGCCCATGTTCTATCCATGATTCTGAAGCGGCGTTAGAGTACGGTAAGAAGCTTAAAGTGTTGCGTGATGAACTAGGTGACCGCCTTGAAATCGTTATGCGTGTTTACTTTGAAAAGCCACGTACCACAGTGGGTTGGAAAGGTTTAATCAACGACCCTTACCTAAACGACACTTTTAAACTTAATGATGGTCTACGTATTGGTCGTAAGCTTTTGTTAGACCTTACCGATCTTGGTCTGCCAACGGCGAGTGAGTTCCTTGATATGATCACACCTCAGTACGTTGCAGATTTGATCAGTTGGGGTGCTATCGGCGCACGTACCACAGAATCTCAGGTACACCGTGAGCTGGCGTCAGGTATTTCTTGCCCTGTAGGCTTCAAGAACGGTACTGATGGCAATATCAAGATTGCAACCGATGCAATCCGCAGTGCAAGCTCATCGCACCACTTCCTTTCGGTAACTAAGTATGGTCATTCAGCTATCGTTGAGACAGCGGGTAACCCAGATTGTCATATCATTCTACGTGGTGGTAAAGAGCCAAACTACAGTGCAGAACACGTAGCTCGTATCAAGGATGAGTTAGCAGCCTCTGGTTTGCCACAGAAAGTGATGATTGATTTCAGCCACGCAAACAGCTCGAAACAGTTCAAGCGTCAAATGGTCGTTTCAGAAGATGTTTCAGCACAAATTGCAGGCGGTGAAGATGCTATCTTTGGTGTCATGATCGAGTCGCATCTGGTTGAAGGTCGTCAAGATCTGGTTGATGGCAAGGCGGCGACTTACGGTCAGTCAATCACAGATGCATGTATCAACTTTGAAGATACTGAGACGACTCTTCGTCAACTAGCTGATGCAGTAACAGCGCGTCGTGCGGCGAAATAA
- a CDS encoding GNAT family N-acetyltransferase, whose amino-acid sequence MEIVELDWKQTLPVRHEVLWPGMPEDFCYVVGDESATHFGAKVDGELVSVMSVFMDEEDSIARLRKFATLAPHRHQGHGSALMQHAMEYLDSHKITHRWCICRQSTLPFYLQHDFKLEDDPYVRGGITFHRVDMRLQF is encoded by the coding sequence ATGGAAATTGTAGAGCTTGATTGGAAGCAGACTCTTCCAGTACGCCATGAGGTGTTATGGCCGGGAATGCCAGAAGATTTTTGCTATGTTGTGGGAGACGAGTCAGCCACTCATTTTGGTGCAAAAGTTGATGGAGAGTTAGTGTCCGTAATGTCCGTGTTCATGGATGAAGAGGACAGTATTGCCCGCTTAAGAAAGTTTGCGACTTTAGCTCCTCATCGCCATCAAGGTCATGGCTCTGCATTGATGCAACACGCAATGGAATATCTAGACAGCCATAAGATTACCCATCGTTGGTGCATTTGTCGGCAGAGCACTTTACCTTTCTACCTCCAGCACGATTTTAAGCTAGAAGATGATCCTTATGTACGTGGGGGGATCACCTTTCATCGGGTCGATATGCGCTTGCAGTTTTAA
- a CDS encoding LysE family translocator produces the protein MIDLSILPVYLTAVVALLLLPGPDMLLIASSSISYGRKVGVFASLGNATSGIILTLLAALGVSALIAMSPIALKALHLLGGAYLLKMGWDCLRTTSSHLPTLGSDKQMATTFYQRALVSNLLNPKALVFFVMFLPQFVSANIEASSGEQMLALGLLLNVLGLSFNLLLVGLVGSVGKKLLASERFRTYQHKFMGAVFILLALWMLA, from the coding sequence ATGATTGATCTATCCATTCTACCTGTTTACCTCACTGCAGTTGTCGCACTGCTCTTGTTACCTGGCCCAGATATGCTTCTTATAGCGTCATCAAGTATCAGCTATGGACGCAAGGTAGGGGTTTTTGCCAGTTTAGGTAATGCAACATCTGGGATCATTTTAACGCTATTGGCAGCTCTTGGTGTTTCAGCATTGATTGCGATGAGCCCTATTGCCCTTAAAGCCCTTCACTTACTTGGTGGCGCTTACCTACTCAAAATGGGTTGGGATTGCCTGCGTACTACCAGCTCTCACTTGCCGACGTTGGGGAGTGACAAACAGATGGCGACCACGTTTTATCAGCGTGCTTTAGTGAGCAATCTGCTTAATCCCAAAGCCCTGGTTTTCTTTGTGATGTTTTTGCCGCAGTTTGTGTCCGCCAACATTGAAGCAAGCTCCGGAGAGCAAATGCTAGCGTTGGGGCTGCTGCTTAATGTGCTCGGCCTATCTTTTAACTTATTGTTGGTCGGGCTGGTTGGCTCGGTAGGCAAGAAACTTCTCGCCAGTGAGCGTTTTCGTACTTATCAGCACAAATTCATGGGGGCGGTGTTTATCTTGCTGGCCTTGTGGATGCTTGCCTAA
- a CDS encoding LysR family transcriptional regulator — translation MDLKSIQTLVKLYDLGSVKDVAQSEGKTSSSVSKTITKLKQQLNDPLFVLNQQRFEPTNFLQQNISHFRDILASFDKVGEQSFEPSECFGPIVIYAQSHFYEVYGDELYQALHAQAPNATIRFNSWSNASRNKLQEGEGDIAIHVQEDELPQAIQQTTVAKRELGFLVRQDHPAQDIKDLVNYPVMVLHTPGWNDKRYHMLERLQSIGLDYHINLVIEQHSLRNKILLNGDHCSMAPSNHVPEGLKMIPIPNNLALELNFVVSYRRSQRDNPKIIWLKKVAKSILEKRH, via the coding sequence ATGGACCTTAAAAGCATTCAAACCTTGGTCAAGCTCTACGACTTAGGTAGCGTAAAAGACGTTGCACAGTCTGAAGGCAAGACCTCCAGTTCTGTCAGTAAAACCATCACCAAGCTTAAACAGCAGCTCAACGACCCGCTGTTTGTACTCAATCAGCAAAGATTTGAGCCAACCAACTTCCTACAACAAAACATCAGCCATTTTCGAGACATACTCGCAAGCTTCGACAAAGTTGGTGAGCAATCCTTTGAACCTTCGGAGTGTTTTGGCCCCATTGTTATCTACGCACAGTCTCATTTTTATGAGGTGTATGGTGATGAACTCTATCAAGCACTGCATGCCCAAGCGCCAAATGCGACAATTCGGTTCAATAGCTGGAGCAACGCAAGCCGCAATAAGCTGCAAGAAGGGGAAGGTGACATCGCTATTCATGTGCAAGAAGATGAGCTACCGCAGGCCATTCAACAGACCACTGTAGCCAAAAGAGAGCTGGGCTTTCTGGTTCGCCAAGATCATCCGGCGCAAGATATCAAAGACTTGGTCAACTACCCTGTCATGGTACTGCACACTCCAGGTTGGAACGACAAGCGCTATCACATGTTGGAGAGGCTGCAATCTATTGGCCTTGATTACCACATCAACCTAGTGATTGAACAACACTCGTTGAGAAACAAGATTCTTTTAAACGGTGATCACTGTTCAATGGCACCATCTAATCATGTCCCTGAAGGACTAAAAATGATTCCAATCCCGAACAACCTCGCATTGGAGCTCAATTTTGTCGTCAGTTATCGACGAAGCCAGCGAGACAACCCTAAGATCATTTGGCTTAAAAAGGTGGCAAAGTCCATATTGGAAAAGCGCCATTGA
- a CDS encoding DUF3179 domain-containing protein, translating into MKVLIVFMVAIFSATSLAYELNGFSLDKLNIERSQIFRGGPPKDGIPAIDQPTFIPAAKVDFLKPDDVVLAVTINGKSRAYPLRILVWHEIVNDQFQGQNLTITYCPLCGTAMVFDANIDGERHTFGVSGLLYQSDVLMYDRNSESLWSQLGLKAVSGDKVGQRLTWLPSQHLTWSAWQAKFPQGEVLSTQTGYSRNYASSAYQSYFNSPNVMFPVDYNRNELEAKAWVLGVIIDGQAKAYPLTELPKKAQLSDTFAGQSLELDLNASTQEFSLKVNNQPHPIVKVYWFAWQAFYPTTELYTK; encoded by the coding sequence ATGAAAGTCTTGATTGTATTCATGGTCGCCATCTTTTCAGCAACCAGCTTGGCTTATGAGTTAAATGGCTTCAGCCTCGATAAGCTCAATATTGAGCGTTCGCAAATCTTTCGTGGTGGCCCACCAAAAGATGGCATTCCAGCCATCGACCAGCCAACGTTCATACCTGCTGCGAAGGTCGATTTCCTAAAACCGGACGATGTAGTGTTGGCAGTGACCATCAATGGCAAATCTCGCGCATATCCATTGAGAATCTTAGTTTGGCACGAAATCGTCAATGATCAGTTTCAAGGCCAGAACCTGACCATCACCTACTGCCCTTTATGCGGGACAGCCATGGTGTTTGATGCCAACATCGATGGCGAGCGACACACTTTCGGTGTGTCCGGGTTACTGTATCAAAGCGATGTATTGATGTACGACCGTAATAGTGAGTCACTATGGTCTCAACTGGGCTTGAAAGCCGTTAGCGGTGACAAAGTTGGTCAGCGCTTAACTTGGTTACCTAGCCAACATCTGACATGGTCGGCTTGGCAGGCCAAATTCCCTCAAGGCGAGGTATTATCTACCCAAACAGGGTATTCAAGGAATTACGCTAGCAGCGCCTATCAAAGCTACTTCAACTCCCCCAATGTGATGTTTCCCGTCGACTACAATCGCAATGAACTGGAAGCTAAAGCGTGGGTTTTGGGTGTGATTATTGATGGTCAAGCTAAAGCCTATCCACTCACTGAGTTACCAAAAAAAGCGCAACTTTCAGACACATTTGCTGGACAATCATTGGAGCTCGACCTCAATGCATCAACCCAAGAGTTCTCTCTAAAAGTGAACAATCAACCGCATCCTATCGTTAAGGTTTACTGGTTTGCGTGGCAAGCGTTCTACCCCACCACGGAGCTCTATACGAAGTAA
- a CDS encoding LysR family transcriptional regulator produces the protein MAYQLTDIKALVTVAKLGSFTQAAEVLGVSRSHISRQVSQLEKSIGVTLLVRTTRSLKLTQAGEAFCSHCDKALMQIDDAVLLAKEETEQLQGSIRINCVGGPIGEEVIAPLVSQFMVENPNIDVSLDFSSHRIDLIQDEFDIALRMGELEDASFIARKVTSIQMSTLASPDYIASLPSPISSPSELTSVNCLVGTVRKWRYVHKDTQAEQEARVFAKLVCKNGRVLVQGAKAGLGVIRVPNLYCQAAIDRGELVEVFRDWQIPAVPFSVIYHKDRYQPKRLQIFIQYLLNYFV, from the coding sequence ATGGCCTATCAACTCACGGACATTAAAGCACTAGTGACGGTGGCAAAATTGGGCAGTTTTACTCAAGCGGCTGAAGTGCTTGGTGTATCACGCTCGCATATCTCTCGGCAGGTATCTCAGTTGGAGAAATCGATTGGCGTCACTTTGTTGGTGCGCACCACTCGGTCGCTTAAATTGACCCAAGCGGGTGAAGCGTTTTGTTCTCACTGCGATAAAGCCCTAATGCAAATCGACGATGCAGTGCTGTTAGCAAAAGAAGAAACAGAGCAGCTGCAAGGTTCAATTCGAATCAACTGTGTAGGCGGGCCTATTGGCGAGGAAGTGATTGCGCCTTTGGTGAGTCAATTTATGGTCGAGAATCCCAATATCGATGTTTCGCTTGATTTTTCCAGCCATCGCATTGACCTAATTCAAGATGAATTTGATATTGCCCTACGTATGGGGGAGCTCGAAGACGCCAGTTTTATTGCTAGAAAGGTCACTTCGATACAGATGTCTACATTGGCCTCTCCCGATTACATCGCCAGTCTGCCAAGTCCCATCTCATCGCCTAGCGAATTGACCTCGGTAAATTGCTTAGTGGGTACGGTACGCAAATGGCGATATGTGCATAAAGATACCCAAGCAGAGCAAGAAGCCAGAGTATTCGCCAAACTGGTATGCAAAAACGGCAGAGTGCTGGTACAGGGCGCTAAAGCCGGTCTTGGAGTGATTCGAGTGCCTAATCTCTACTGCCAAGCCGCAATCGATAGGGGCGAGTTGGTGGAAGTGTTTCGCGACTGGCAGATCCCAGCGGTTCCTTTTTCGGTGATTTATCATAAAGACAGGTATCAACCCAAGCGCTTACAAATTTTCATTCAATATCTGTTGAATTACTTCGTATAG
- a CDS encoding SDR family oxidoreductase, with product MKKLVVITGASSGIGAETAKHFSELGHPLLLIARRIEKLEALSLPNTICAQVDVTKQGEFETAITKAEAQYGPVDCLVNNAGTMLLGQIDTQNPSEWKTMFDVNVLGLLNGMNAVLSSMKAANTGTIINISSIAGRKTFPNHAAYCGTKFAVHAISENVREEVADANVRVTTIAPGAVETELLSHTTSDEIKQGYDSWKQDMGGVLAAQDVARAITFAYQQPQNVCIREIALAPTKQQP from the coding sequence ATGAAAAAGCTCGTTGTCATCACAGGTGCAAGTTCAGGTATTGGTGCTGAGACCGCAAAACACTTCAGCGAATTAGGCCATCCACTATTGTTGATTGCTCGCCGCATCGAAAAACTTGAAGCACTTTCGCTACCAAATACGATTTGTGCTCAAGTTGATGTCACCAAGCAAGGAGAGTTTGAAACTGCGATCACTAAGGCAGAAGCACAGTATGGCCCAGTAGATTGCCTAGTGAATAATGCGGGGACCATGCTATTAGGCCAAATCGACACACAAAACCCTAGCGAATGGAAAACCATGTTTGACGTCAATGTGTTGGGTTTACTTAATGGCATGAATGCCGTCCTATCTTCCATGAAAGCGGCCAACACTGGCACTATCATCAACATCAGCTCGATTGCTGGACGTAAAACATTCCCTAACCACGCGGCTTACTGCGGCACTAAGTTTGCGGTTCACGCTATTTCCGAGAATGTCAGAGAAGAAGTGGCCGATGCGAACGTTCGTGTAACTACGATCGCTCCTGGTGCAGTTGAAACGGAATTGCTCTCTCACACCACCAGCGATGAAATAAAACAAGGTTACGACAGCTGGAAGCAAGATATGGGCGGGGTTTTGGCAGCTCAAGACGTCGCACGAGCAATCACCTTTGCTTATCAGCAGCCACAGAATGTATGTATTCGTGAAATCGCCTTAGCGCCAACGAAACAGCAGCCATAA
- a CDS encoding cytochrome b yields MGKEVKRLSIPTIAAHWIVASFMIGLLGLGLYMEDLERSPFKFELYGIHKSLGTIALLFISLRLLWRLKEGALPSVGNMPRWQEVSAKAMHHLLLLMTFVMPISGIIMNRGGGRALEVFGVEVIAGGEKIEWMQQVGGAAHEFGTNALIALLVLHVLAAIKHEFVDKDGTIKRMVGKSQ; encoded by the coding sequence ATGGGAAAAGAAGTTAAGAGGCTATCGATTCCGACGATAGCGGCGCACTGGATTGTGGCCTCATTTATGATTGGCCTGCTTGGTCTAGGTCTTTATATGGAAGATTTGGAGCGAAGCCCGTTTAAATTTGAACTATATGGCATTCATAAATCTTTGGGCACTATCGCACTGCTATTCATTTCATTACGTTTGTTATGGCGCTTAAAAGAGGGCGCTTTGCCGTCGGTAGGAAATATGCCTCGCTGGCAAGAAGTGTCAGCCAAAGCTATGCACCATCTATTACTTCTTATGACCTTCGTGATGCCAATTTCTGGAATTATCATGAACCGAGGTGGCGGCCGAGCTTTAGAGGTGTTTGGCGTCGAGGTGATTGCTGGTGGAGAAAAAATTGAGTGGATGCAACAAGTGGGTGGTGCTGCACATGAGTTTGGAACCAACGCATTGATCGCACTTTTGGTTTTACATGTATTAGCGGCGATTAAGCACGAGTTCGTCGACAAAGATGGCACCATCAAACGTATGGTCGGAAAAAGCCAGTAA
- a CDS encoding alkaline phosphatase: MSIFTRTVLAASILASATATAADAPKNVIYLIGDGMATAHRQVAEYYLQEKHSDKSLRLAMNSLPIAGINTTHSADSLVTDSAASGTSLASGVKTNNGMIGMLPDGTKVSTLLEGAQAQGKSTGLVTTTRLTHATPAAFVAKNVSRDNENEIADDYATANVTYVAGGGYRHFVAGKDSKRTDGRDLVASMEKDDYRTFVGTESVNSFRGYTPKAGDKVFAAFTKSHTPYELDRMKDDATPSLAEMTEKGIELLSKNKDGFFMMIEGGRIDHAAHANDIAGTVYDTLAFDQAVQKALDFYHKNPNDTLVIVAGDHETGGMGMGFGKNYFISLDQISNTKESIEDKLQGVYSGDRKAFYKHIAQAFNLNNLNAEEKETIERAMTAVDDADPLAGTNYGGYDPVAIAVAHVTSKRAGVYWTSYAHTGTQLPLSAIGVQADKLGGFKDNTEVAHTIADIMKVTIGHQG; encoded by the coding sequence ATGTCTATTTTTACTCGCACTGTTCTAGCCGCATCTATTCTAGCTAGCGCTACTGCAACGGCGGCTGACGCACCTAAAAACGTTATCTACCTGATCGGTGATGGAATGGCGACCGCACACCGCCAAGTGGCAGAATACTACTTGCAAGAAAAACATAGCGACAAAAGCCTTCGCCTAGCGATGAACTCTCTACCGATAGCTGGCATCAACACCACTCACTCGGCAGATTCTCTAGTTACAGACTCAGCCGCTTCGGGCACCTCGCTGGCTTCTGGAGTAAAAACTAATAACGGCATGATTGGCATGCTGCCGGATGGCACTAAAGTATCAACACTACTCGAAGGCGCACAAGCACAAGGCAAATCCACAGGCTTAGTCACCACTACTCGTCTAACCCACGCAACACCTGCGGCTTTCGTGGCAAAAAATGTTAGTCGTGACAACGAGAATGAGATTGCGGACGACTACGCAACAGCCAATGTGACGTACGTTGCTGGTGGTGGTTACCGTCATTTCGTTGCGGGTAAAGACTCTAAGCGCACCGACGGTCGAGACTTGGTAGCAAGCATGGAAAAAGACGATTACCGCACGTTCGTTGGCACCGAGTCAGTCAACAGCTTCCGTGGGTACACGCCAAAAGCAGGCGATAAAGTATTTGCGGCCTTTACCAAGTCTCACACTCCATACGAGCTGGATCGCATGAAAGATGACGCAACGCCGTCACTTGCTGAAATGACTGAAAAAGGAATTGAACTATTGTCGAAAAACAAAGACGGTTTCTTCATGATGATCGAAGGCGGTCGTATCGACCACGCTGCACACGCAAACGACATTGCAGGCACGGTCTATGACACTTTGGCGTTCGACCAAGCGGTGCAAAAAGCGCTGGATTTCTACCATAAAAACCCTAACGACACCTTAGTGATCGTTGCTGGCGACCACGAAACTGGTGGCATGGGCATGGGCTTTGGCAAGAACTACTTTATTTCACTCGACCAAATCTCAAACACCAAAGAGTCTATCGAAGACAAACTGCAAGGCGTTTACTCTGGCGATCGTAAAGCGTTTTACAAACACATCGCTCAAGCGTTCAACCTTAATAACCTCAATGCCGAAGAAAAAGAGACCATCGAGCGTGCGATGACAGCGGTTGATGATGCGGATCCACTAGCAGGCACAAACTACGGTGGCTACGACCCTGTGGCTATCGCAGTGGCTCATGTAACTTCAAAACGTGCGGGTGTTTACTGGACCTCTTACGCTCACACTGGCACTCAGCTACCACTATCAGCAATCGGTGTTCAAGCGGATAAACTTGGTGGCTTTAAAGACAACACCGAGGTTGCTCACACTATCGCAGATATCATGAAAGTGACCATCGGCCACCAAGGCTAA
- a CDS encoding YibE/F family protein has protein sequence MRGIYLVLLFVICFGAYALTEAQPKHTQREAVANVVGTDNSKLTVIGSNRIGEQSLIVELEDPMGGETRFKAFNMLTGTLEYDEFYRSGDRILVALQIGDYGQVTHVKALSHYRLPYLVMLFSVFSFALVIYAKKVGLRALLSFTGSIVILWQVLIPGLLAGYPPLLITTVTLAALSALIILSVAGWTYKGKAALAGTMVGLLVTSALCVLTGKVLNLDGMSQPMAQSLLFETGMHLNMLDVLYAAVLIGASGAAMDVAMEMAATMEELKLANPNISRKALIRSGFRVGNAVIGTMTTTLLLAYSGGFLTLLMLFVTRDTSLIQIVNMKLVASEIARTLIGSLALVIVAPLTAWISSHMLMKTQELSHTEYPQGSWI, from the coding sequence ATGCGTGGGATCTATCTTGTGCTGCTATTCGTGATCTGTTTTGGCGCGTACGCCCTTACCGAAGCACAACCCAAACACACCCAACGAGAAGCCGTCGCAAACGTCGTTGGCACAGATAACAGTAAGCTGACGGTGATTGGCAGCAATCGTATTGGTGAACAGTCGCTGATCGTTGAACTCGAAGACCCTATGGGCGGCGAAACTCGCTTCAAAGCGTTTAACATGCTGACAGGCACTTTAGAGTATGACGAGTTTTACCGCAGCGGAGACCGAATTTTAGTGGCACTCCAAATTGGAGACTACGGCCAAGTGACCCACGTCAAAGCGCTCTCTCATTACCGACTGCCTTACTTGGTGATGTTATTTAGCGTTTTTTCCTTTGCTTTAGTGATTTACGCGAAGAAAGTCGGCCTTAGAGCTCTACTCTCTTTTACCGGTTCAATCGTGATTCTTTGGCAAGTGTTGATCCCAGGATTGTTAGCGGGCTACCCACCGCTTTTAATTACTACGGTAACACTCGCAGCACTTAGTGCGCTAATCATCCTCTCTGTCGCAGGCTGGACCTACAAAGGCAAAGCCGCACTGGCTGGTACCATGGTTGGTCTACTCGTCACATCTGCTTTGTGCGTTTTAACCGGAAAGGTTTTGAACCTCGATGGTATGTCTCAACCCATGGCACAATCACTGTTATTTGAAACCGGTATGCACCTCAATATGCTAGACGTGCTTTATGCTGCGGTTTTGATTGGTGCAAGCGGTGCTGCGATGGATGTCGCAATGGAAATGGCGGCGACAATGGAAGAGCTTAAACTGGCTAACCCAAATATTTCTCGCAAAGCACTTATTCGTTCAGGCTTTCGCGTCGGGAACGCCGTTATAGGGACCATGACAACAACTCTGCTGCTTGCCTATTCAGGCGGTTTTTTAACTCTACTGATGCTATTCGTGACTCGTGACACCAGCCTGATCCAGATCGTCAACATGAAATTGGTCGCCAGCGAAATTGCCCGTACGCTCATCGGCAGCCTTGCTCTTGTGATTGTGGCACCACTCACCGCATGGATTTCAAGCCATATGTTGATGAAAACACAGGAACTAAGTCATACTGAATACCCACAAGGCAGTTGGATTTAA
- a CDS encoding sulfite exporter TauE/SafE family protein: MLDAIVLLIAGLFGGMLNAIAGGGSFITFPALLFVGVPPIMANATNTFASCAGYISGVYGYRSELKQVRETLTPVAVVSIVGGVIGAILLLHTPDSQFDRIIPYLMLLATLMFTFGPSLNKRLMSSKPAPKMLTLGVLLLVATYGGFFNAGLGIISLSFLSLAGYTNIHLMNGIKLLISTAVSIVAIGIFIVNGTIDWFNGALVMVGTLIGGYVAAKLTRTLPQVVVRRFVIALSVVLTCYFFIV, translated from the coding sequence ATGCTCGACGCAATCGTACTTCTTATTGCTGGTTTATTTGGTGGCATGCTCAACGCCATCGCTGGAGGGGGTAGCTTTATCACCTTCCCTGCACTGCTCTTTGTAGGTGTTCCCCCGATAATGGCCAATGCCACCAACACATTTGCGTCCTGCGCTGGTTACATTAGTGGCGTGTATGGATATCGCAGTGAACTGAAACAAGTACGAGAAACCCTTACGCCAGTTGCCGTCGTTAGTATTGTCGGTGGTGTCATTGGCGCTATTTTGCTGCTACACACTCCAGACTCCCAGTTCGATCGAATCATTCCTTATTTGATGCTACTGGCAACCTTAATGTTCACCTTCGGGCCGAGTCTGAATAAGAGACTTATGTCTTCCAAACCAGCGCCAAAAATGCTCACTCTAGGCGTACTACTTTTGGTCGCCACCTATGGAGGCTTCTTTAATGCAGGTCTTGGCATCATTTCGTTGAGCTTTCTTTCACTGGCGGGCTACACCAATATTCATTTAATGAATGGCATCAAGCTGCTGATCTCTACGGCGGTCTCAATCGTAGCCATTGGCATCTTTATTGTTAATGGCACCATTGACTGGTTCAATGGCGCACTGGTGATGGTGGGCACACTGATCGGAGGTTACGTTGCAGCTAAACTCACTCGCACCTTACCGCAAGTTGTCGTAAGGCGTTTTGTTATTGCTTTAAGTGTTGTACTAACCTGTTACTTCTTTATCGTCTAA
- a CDS encoding SDR family oxidoreductase: MKTALVTGGSKGIGLGTVIRLQKLGYQVITCSRNQAHWQAVKERHSSLEEVLYFNLDITDEAALKSMFSAIKAEFGHLDIAVNNASPSIASRGEFSQVASEALQQTLQHDFWAQALCIQHQLQLMSKGAAIVNVSSVNGLRPTPNAAMYSAAKHAIEGLTRSLALENIAKGVRINSVAPGVTWTPRWEERQQESENIRQEVSDVVPIQRFAEIEEIVDAIEFLLSNKANYIVGHTLVVDGGLSLA; this comes from the coding sequence ATGAAAACAGCGTTAGTCACTGGCGGTTCAAAAGGCATTGGTTTAGGCACAGTTATAAGGCTTCAAAAGCTTGGCTATCAGGTCATCACCTGCTCTCGAAATCAGGCCCATTGGCAAGCGGTCAAAGAACGCCATTCATCACTTGAAGAAGTGCTTTACTTTAATCTTGATATCACCGATGAAGCGGCGCTTAAATCCATGTTCTCAGCCATTAAAGCTGAGTTTGGTCACTTGGACATCGCCGTCAATAATGCCTCTCCATCCATCGCTTCGCGCGGGGAGTTCTCCCAAGTAGCGTCAGAGGCGCTACAGCAAACACTGCAACATGACTTTTGGGCGCAAGCCTTATGCATTCAACACCAACTGCAACTGATGTCCAAAGGCGCAGCTATCGTCAACGTAAGCTCAGTCAATGGACTGCGGCCAACACCCAATGCCGCCATGTATAGCGCAGCCAAGCATGCAATCGAAGGCTTAACTCGCTCCCTTGCACTTGAAAATATCGCTAAAGGGGTACGCATCAACTCAGTTGCACCGGGAGTCACTTGGACACCGCGCTGGGAAGAGCGCCAGCAAGAATCAGAAAATATTCGCCAAGAGGTCTCTGACGTAGTGCCGATTCAGCGCTTTGCTGAAATTGAAGAAATCGTCGACGCTATCGAGTTTCTGCTCTCAAATAAAGCAAATTACATCGTTGGACACACTTTAGTAGTCGATGGGGGGCTATCTTTAGCCTAA